The Hemicordylus capensis ecotype Gifberg chromosome 6, rHemCap1.1.pri, whole genome shotgun sequence genome window below encodes:
- the ETV4 gene encoding ETS translocation variant 4 isoform X1, whose amino-acid sequence MADGRMKGYLDQQVPYTSAQKPSGNGTLAGRVVMAVRRKAMDPGAPHVPDSEDLFQELVQFQEAWLTEAQVPDSDEQFVPDFHSENLALHSPPAKIKKEPQSPCSEASGSCRHRQPFQYRSREQCLYARQDSNFMSPHGPPQAAPSRVYLMEQSPSYQLPTETGQSFSTSQSALGSDPPVAYQRPLSAPCLPYPPQGFKQEFHDPMYEQANTLGASSSSQYTAGMVIKQEQMDYAYDTDVPSCHSMYVNVEGFPGHPNPDGYSYEKQMRPFADDVCVVPEKFEGDIKQEGGGYQGPPYQRRGSLQLWQFLVALLDDPSNSHFIAWTGRGMEFKLIEPEEVARLWGIQKNRPAMNYDKLSRSLRYYYEKGIMQKVAGERYVYKFVCEPEALFSLAFPDNQRPSLKAEFEWHVSEEDTVPLSHLDEGVAYLQDLGGQPYGKGYTY is encoded by the exons ATGGCTGATGGGAGGATGAAAGGGTATCTGGACCAGCAAGTGCCTTACACTTCTGCACAG AAACCATCAGGAAATGGAACCCTGGCGGGCAGAGTTGTGATGGCTGTGCGAAGGAAAGCCATGGATCCAGGGGCACCCCATGTGCCAGACTCGGAag ATCTTTTCCAGGAGCTGGTCCAGTTTCAAGAAGCTTGGCTGACTGAAG CTCAGGTTCCAGACAGCGATGAGCAATTTGTGCCTGATTTTCATTCAGAAAACT TAGCCCTTCATAGTCCTCCAGCCAAGATCAAGAAAGAACCACAGAGCCCATGTTCAGAAGCATCCGGGTCCTGCAGGCACAGACAGCCTTTTCAGTACCGCAGCCGGGAGCAGTGCCTTTATGCCAG GCAAGACTCGAACTTCATGAGCCCCCACGGGCCACCCCAGGCTGCGCCCAGCCGGGTGTACCTTATGGAACAAAG CCCGTCGTACCAGCTGCCTACTGAGACAGGCCAATCCTTCTCCACCTCTCAGTCGGCCTTGGGATCTGACCCTCCAGTTGCTTATCAGCGCCCACTCTCTGCCCCCTGCCTGCCATACCCTCCGCAGGGCTTCAAGCAAGAGTTCCATGACCCTATGTATGAACAGGCGAACACCCTGGGGGCCAGTAGCAGCTCCCAGTACACAGCAGGAATGGTGATCAAGCAAGAACAGATGGACTATGCATATGACACAG ATGTTCCGAGCTGCCATTCAATGTATGTGAATGTGGAAGGATTCCCGGGACATCCCAACCCTGATG GGTACAGTTATGAAAAACAGATGCGGCCATTTGCGGATGAtgtttgtgttgtcccagagaagtTTGAAG GGGACATCAAACAAGAAGGGGGTGGCTATCAGGGCCCTCCTTATCAGCGGCGAGGATCTCTGCAGCTCTGGCAGTTCCTGGTGGCCTTGTTGGATGATCCCAGCAACTCCCACTTCATTGCCTGGACGGGCCGGGGAATGGAATTCAAACTCATTGAACCAGAAGAG GTAGCACGACTTTGGGGCATCCAGAAGAACCGCCCAGCCATGAACTATGACAAACTGAGTCGCTCGCTTCGTTACTATTATGAAAAGGGCATTATGCAAAAG GTGGCCGGCGAGCGTTACGTCTACAAGTTTGTGTGTGAGCCTGAAGCACTGTTCTCCTTGGCCTTTCCCGACAATCAGCGCCCGTCCCTGAAGGCTGAGTTTGAGTGGCATGTTAGTGAGGAAGACACAGTGCCTCTCTCCCACCTGGACGAGGGTGTCGCCTACTTGCAAGATCTGGGGGGACAGCCTTATGGGAAAGGCTACACATATTAA
- the ETV4 gene encoding ETS translocation variant 4 isoform X2, which produces MADGRMKGYLDQQVPYTSAQKPSGNGTLAGRVVMAVRRKAMDPGAPHVPDSEDLFQELVQFQEAWLTEAQVPDSDEQFVPDFHSENLALHSPPAKIKKEPQSPCSEASGSCRHRQPFQYRSREQCLYARQDSNFMSPHGPPQAAPSRVYLMEQSPSYQLPTETGQSFSTSQSALGSDPPVAYQRPLSAPCLPYPPQGFKQEFHDPMYEQANTLGASSSSQYTAGMVIKQEQMDYAYDTDVPSCHSMYVNVEGFPGHPNPDGDIKQEGGGYQGPPYQRRGSLQLWQFLVALLDDPSNSHFIAWTGRGMEFKLIEPEEVARLWGIQKNRPAMNYDKLSRSLRYYYEKGIMQKVAGERYVYKFVCEPEALFSLAFPDNQRPSLKAEFEWHVSEEDTVPLSHLDEGVAYLQDLGGQPYGKGYTY; this is translated from the exons ATGGCTGATGGGAGGATGAAAGGGTATCTGGACCAGCAAGTGCCTTACACTTCTGCACAG AAACCATCAGGAAATGGAACCCTGGCGGGCAGAGTTGTGATGGCTGTGCGAAGGAAAGCCATGGATCCAGGGGCACCCCATGTGCCAGACTCGGAag ATCTTTTCCAGGAGCTGGTCCAGTTTCAAGAAGCTTGGCTGACTGAAG CTCAGGTTCCAGACAGCGATGAGCAATTTGTGCCTGATTTTCATTCAGAAAACT TAGCCCTTCATAGTCCTCCAGCCAAGATCAAGAAAGAACCACAGAGCCCATGTTCAGAAGCATCCGGGTCCTGCAGGCACAGACAGCCTTTTCAGTACCGCAGCCGGGAGCAGTGCCTTTATGCCAG GCAAGACTCGAACTTCATGAGCCCCCACGGGCCACCCCAGGCTGCGCCCAGCCGGGTGTACCTTATGGAACAAAG CCCGTCGTACCAGCTGCCTACTGAGACAGGCCAATCCTTCTCCACCTCTCAGTCGGCCTTGGGATCTGACCCTCCAGTTGCTTATCAGCGCCCACTCTCTGCCCCCTGCCTGCCATACCCTCCGCAGGGCTTCAAGCAAGAGTTCCATGACCCTATGTATGAACAGGCGAACACCCTGGGGGCCAGTAGCAGCTCCCAGTACACAGCAGGAATGGTGATCAAGCAAGAACAGATGGACTATGCATATGACACAG ATGTTCCGAGCTGCCATTCAATGTATGTGAATGTGGAAGGATTCCCGGGACATCCCAACCCTGATG GGGACATCAAACAAGAAGGGGGTGGCTATCAGGGCCCTCCTTATCAGCGGCGAGGATCTCTGCAGCTCTGGCAGTTCCTGGTGGCCTTGTTGGATGATCCCAGCAACTCCCACTTCATTGCCTGGACGGGCCGGGGAATGGAATTCAAACTCATTGAACCAGAAGAG GTAGCACGACTTTGGGGCATCCAGAAGAACCGCCCAGCCATGAACTATGACAAACTGAGTCGCTCGCTTCGTTACTATTATGAAAAGGGCATTATGCAAAAG GTGGCCGGCGAGCGTTACGTCTACAAGTTTGTGTGTGAGCCTGAAGCACTGTTCTCCTTGGCCTTTCCCGACAATCAGCGCCCGTCCCTGAAGGCTGAGTTTGAGTGGCATGTTAGTGAGGAAGACACAGTGCCTCTCTCCCACCTGGACGAGGGTGTCGCCTACTTGCAAGATCTGGGGGGACAGCCTTATGGGAAAGGCTACACATATTAA
- the ETV4 gene encoding ETS translocation variant 4 isoform X3, whose amino-acid sequence MCPCGRHIFRWPQRLLGEGKGVESCPFTVALHSPPAKIKKEPQSPCSEASGSCRHRQPFQYRSREQCLYARQDSNFMSPHGPPQAAPSRVYLMEQSPSYQLPTETGQSFSTSQSALGSDPPVAYQRPLSAPCLPYPPQGFKQEFHDPMYEQANTLGASSSSQYTAGMVIKQEQMDYAYDTDVPSCHSMYVNVEGFPGHPNPDGYSYEKQMRPFADDVCVVPEKFEGDIKQEGGGYQGPPYQRRGSLQLWQFLVALLDDPSNSHFIAWTGRGMEFKLIEPEEVARLWGIQKNRPAMNYDKLSRSLRYYYEKGIMQKVAGERYVYKFVCEPEALFSLAFPDNQRPSLKAEFEWHVSEEDTVPLSHLDEGVAYLQDLGGQPYGKGYTY is encoded by the exons atgtgtccctgtggaagacatattttcaggtggccccaaaggcttcttggggaagggaaAGGTGTTGAAAGTTGCCCCTTCACTg TAGCCCTTCATAGTCCTCCAGCCAAGATCAAGAAAGAACCACAGAGCCCATGTTCAGAAGCATCCGGGTCCTGCAGGCACAGACAGCCTTTTCAGTACCGCAGCCGGGAGCAGTGCCTTTATGCCAG GCAAGACTCGAACTTCATGAGCCCCCACGGGCCACCCCAGGCTGCGCCCAGCCGGGTGTACCTTATGGAACAAAG CCCGTCGTACCAGCTGCCTACTGAGACAGGCCAATCCTTCTCCACCTCTCAGTCGGCCTTGGGATCTGACCCTCCAGTTGCTTATCAGCGCCCACTCTCTGCCCCCTGCCTGCCATACCCTCCGCAGGGCTTCAAGCAAGAGTTCCATGACCCTATGTATGAACAGGCGAACACCCTGGGGGCCAGTAGCAGCTCCCAGTACACAGCAGGAATGGTGATCAAGCAAGAACAGATGGACTATGCATATGACACAG ATGTTCCGAGCTGCCATTCAATGTATGTGAATGTGGAAGGATTCCCGGGACATCCCAACCCTGATG GGTACAGTTATGAAAAACAGATGCGGCCATTTGCGGATGAtgtttgtgttgtcccagagaagtTTGAAG GGGACATCAAACAAGAAGGGGGTGGCTATCAGGGCCCTCCTTATCAGCGGCGAGGATCTCTGCAGCTCTGGCAGTTCCTGGTGGCCTTGTTGGATGATCCCAGCAACTCCCACTTCATTGCCTGGACGGGCCGGGGAATGGAATTCAAACTCATTGAACCAGAAGAG GTAGCACGACTTTGGGGCATCCAGAAGAACCGCCCAGCCATGAACTATGACAAACTGAGTCGCTCGCTTCGTTACTATTATGAAAAGGGCATTATGCAAAAG GTGGCCGGCGAGCGTTACGTCTACAAGTTTGTGTGTGAGCCTGAAGCACTGTTCTCCTTGGCCTTTCCCGACAATCAGCGCCCGTCCCTGAAGGCTGAGTTTGAGTGGCATGTTAGTGAGGAAGACACAGTGCCTCTCTCCCACCTGGACGAGGGTGTCGCCTACTTGCAAGATCTGGGGGGACAGCCTTATGGGAAAGGCTACACATATTAA
- the ETV4 gene encoding ETS translocation variant 4 isoform X4 has translation MSPHGPPQAAPSRVYLMEQSPSYQLPTETGQSFSTSQSALGSDPPVAYQRPLSAPCLPYPPQGFKQEFHDPMYEQANTLGASSSSQYTAGMVIKQEQMDYAYDTDVPSCHSMYVNVEGFPGHPNPDGYSYEKQMRPFADDVCVVPEKFEGDIKQEGGGYQGPPYQRRGSLQLWQFLVALLDDPSNSHFIAWTGRGMEFKLIEPEEVARLWGIQKNRPAMNYDKLSRSLRYYYEKGIMQKVAGERYVYKFVCEPEALFSLAFPDNQRPSLKAEFEWHVSEEDTVPLSHLDEGVAYLQDLGGQPYGKGYTY, from the exons ATGAGCCCCCACGGGCCACCCCAGGCTGCGCCCAGCCGGGTGTACCTTATGGAACAAAG CCCGTCGTACCAGCTGCCTACTGAGACAGGCCAATCCTTCTCCACCTCTCAGTCGGCCTTGGGATCTGACCCTCCAGTTGCTTATCAGCGCCCACTCTCTGCCCCCTGCCTGCCATACCCTCCGCAGGGCTTCAAGCAAGAGTTCCATGACCCTATGTATGAACAGGCGAACACCCTGGGGGCCAGTAGCAGCTCCCAGTACACAGCAGGAATGGTGATCAAGCAAGAACAGATGGACTATGCATATGACACAG ATGTTCCGAGCTGCCATTCAATGTATGTGAATGTGGAAGGATTCCCGGGACATCCCAACCCTGATG GGTACAGTTATGAAAAACAGATGCGGCCATTTGCGGATGAtgtttgtgttgtcccagagaagtTTGAAG GGGACATCAAACAAGAAGGGGGTGGCTATCAGGGCCCTCCTTATCAGCGGCGAGGATCTCTGCAGCTCTGGCAGTTCCTGGTGGCCTTGTTGGATGATCCCAGCAACTCCCACTTCATTGCCTGGACGGGCCGGGGAATGGAATTCAAACTCATTGAACCAGAAGAG GTAGCACGACTTTGGGGCATCCAGAAGAACCGCCCAGCCATGAACTATGACAAACTGAGTCGCTCGCTTCGTTACTATTATGAAAAGGGCATTATGCAAAAG GTGGCCGGCGAGCGTTACGTCTACAAGTTTGTGTGTGAGCCTGAAGCACTGTTCTCCTTGGCCTTTCCCGACAATCAGCGCCCGTCCCTGAAGGCTGAGTTTGAGTGGCATGTTAGTGAGGAAGACACAGTGCCTCTCTCCCACCTGGACGAGGGTGTCGCCTACTTGCAAGATCTGGGGGGACAGCCTTATGGGAAAGGCTACACATATTAA
- the ETV4 gene encoding ETS translocation variant 4 isoform X5, with amino-acid sequence MYVNVEGFPGHPNPDGYSYEKQMRPFADDVCVVPEKFEGDIKQEGGGYQGPPYQRRGSLQLWQFLVALLDDPSNSHFIAWTGRGMEFKLIEPEEVARLWGIQKNRPAMNYDKLSRSLRYYYEKGIMQKVAGERYVYKFVCEPEALFSLAFPDNQRPSLKAEFEWHVSEEDTVPLSHLDEGVAYLQDLGGQPYGKGYTY; translated from the exons ATGTATGTGAATGTGGAAGGATTCCCGGGACATCCCAACCCTGATG GGTACAGTTATGAAAAACAGATGCGGCCATTTGCGGATGAtgtttgtgttgtcccagagaagtTTGAAG GGGACATCAAACAAGAAGGGGGTGGCTATCAGGGCCCTCCTTATCAGCGGCGAGGATCTCTGCAGCTCTGGCAGTTCCTGGTGGCCTTGTTGGATGATCCCAGCAACTCCCACTTCATTGCCTGGACGGGCCGGGGAATGGAATTCAAACTCATTGAACCAGAAGAG GTAGCACGACTTTGGGGCATCCAGAAGAACCGCCCAGCCATGAACTATGACAAACTGAGTCGCTCGCTTCGTTACTATTATGAAAAGGGCATTATGCAAAAG GTGGCCGGCGAGCGTTACGTCTACAAGTTTGTGTGTGAGCCTGAAGCACTGTTCTCCTTGGCCTTTCCCGACAATCAGCGCCCGTCCCTGAAGGCTGAGTTTGAGTGGCATGTTAGTGAGGAAGACACAGTGCCTCTCTCCCACCTGGACGAGGGTGTCGCCTACTTGCAAGATCTGGGGGGACAGCCTTATGGGAAAGGCTACACATATTAA